In the genome of Streptococcus oralis, one region contains:
- a CDS encoding DNA internalization-related competence protein ComEC/Rec2 — MSQWTKNFPIPLIYLSFLLLWLYYAIFGASYLALLGFVFLLVCLFLQFPWKSAGKVLAICGVFGFWFLFQTWQQTQASQDLVGYVEKVRILPDTIKVNGDSLSFRGKADGRTFQVYYKLQSEEEKEQFQALTALHDLELEGKLSEPEGQRNFGGFDYQAYLKTQGIYQTLTIKSIQSLKKVSSWDIGENLSSLRRKAVVWIKTHFPDPMRNYMTGLLLGHLDTDFEEMNELYSSLGIIHLFALSGMQVGFFMDAFKKLLLRLGLTQEKLKWLTYPFSLIYAGLTGFSASVIRSLLQKLLAQHGLKGLDNFALTVLVLFIIMPNFFLTAGGVLSCAYAFILTMTSKEGEGLKAVARESLVISLGILPILSFYFAEFQPWSILLTFVFSFLFDVVFLPLLSILFILSFVYPVTQFNIVFEWLENIIRLVSQLASRPLVFGQPNAWLLILLLVSLALVYDMRKNIKRLAGFSLFIVGLFFLTKYPLENEITMLDVGQGESIFLRDVTGKTILIDVGGKAESDKKIEKWQEKATTSNAQRTVIPYLKSRGVAKIDQLILTNTDKEHVGDLLEVTNAFHVGEILVSKGSLTQKEFVAELEASQTKVRSVTAGENLPIFGSQLEVLSPRQIGDGSHSDSLLLYGKLLDKHFLFSGNLKEKGEKDLLKQYPDLEVDVLKVGQHGSKTSSNPAFLEKLNPEISLISVGKNNRAKLPHQETLTRLETIKSKIYRTDQNGAIRFKGWNSWQIESVR; from the coding sequence ATGTCACAGTGGACTAAAAACTTCCCTATTCCTCTAATCTATCTGAGCTTTCTGTTGCTCTGGCTTTACTATGCCATTTTTGGAGCGTCCTATCTCGCACTGCTAGGTTTTGTTTTTTTACTTGTCTGTCTCTTTTTACAATTTCCTTGGAAATCTGCTGGAAAAGTTCTAGCGATTTGTGGAGTTTTTGGATTTTGGTTTCTGTTTCAAACTTGGCAACAGACACAAGCGAGTCAAGACTTGGTTGGCTATGTTGAAAAGGTGAGGATTTTACCAGATACCATCAAAGTCAATGGAGATAGTCTGTCCTTTCGTGGCAAGGCTGACGGCCGTACATTCCAAGTTTACTATAAACTTCAGTCCGAAGAAGAGAAAGAGCAATTTCAAGCCTTAACAGCCCTTCATGACTTGGAACTAGAAGGGAAGCTTTCAGAGCCAGAAGGTCAGAGGAATTTTGGTGGATTTGACTACCAAGCCTATCTGAAAACTCAAGGGATTTACCAGACACTGACTATCAAGAGCATCCAGTCACTTAAAAAGGTTAGCAGTTGGGATATAGGTGAAAATTTATCAAGTTTACGTCGAAAGGCTGTAGTTTGGATCAAGACGCACTTTCCAGACCCTATGCGCAACTATATGACAGGTCTTCTGTTAGGACATCTGGATACGGACTTTGAGGAGATGAATGAACTTTATTCTAGTCTAGGAATTATCCATCTCTTTGCCTTGTCGGGTATGCAGGTGGGCTTCTTTATGGATGCCTTTAAGAAACTTCTCTTACGATTGGGCTTGACCCAAGAAAAGTTGAAGTGGCTGACCTATCCTTTTTCCCTTATCTATGCAGGTCTGACAGGATTTTCAGCTTCGGTCATTCGCAGTCTCTTGCAAAAGTTACTGGCCCAACATGGTCTTAAGGGTTTGGATAATTTTGCCTTGACGGTCCTTGTCCTCTTTATCATCATGCCTAACTTTTTCTTGACAGCTGGAGGGGTCTTGTCCTGCGCCTACGCTTTTATCTTGACCATGACTAGCAAAGAAGGGGAGGGGCTCAAGGCTGTTGCAAGAGAAAGTCTGGTCATTTCCTTGGGAATATTGCCTATTCTATCCTTCTATTTTGCAGAATTTCAGCCTTGGTCTATCCTTTTGACCTTTGTCTTTTCCTTTCTGTTTGATGTGGTCTTCTTGCCGCTTTTGTCCATCTTATTCATTCTGTCTTTTGTTTACCCAGTCACTCAGTTTAACATTGTCTTTGAGTGGTTGGAGAACATCATTCGCTTGGTATCGCAGCTGGCAAGCAGGCCTCTGGTCTTTGGTCAACCCAATGCATGGCTTTTGATTCTTCTCTTAGTTTCATTAGCCTTGGTATATGACATGAGAAAAAACATCAAAAGACTAGCAGGATTCAGTCTCTTTATTGTGGGTCTCTTTTTCTTGACCAAGTATCCACTGGAAAATGAAATTACCATGCTGGATGTAGGGCAAGGGGAAAGTATTTTCCTACGGGATGTAACAGGTAAAACCATTCTCATAGATGTGGGAGGCAAGGCAGAATCTGATAAGAAAATCGAAAAATGGCAAGAAAAGGCGACGACCAGCAATGCCCAGCGAACCGTGATTCCTTATCTTAAAAGTCGTGGGGTAGCCAAGATTGATCAGTTGATTTTGACCAACACAGACAAGGAACATGTTGGTGATTTGCTAGAGGTGACCAATGCTTTCCATGTCGGGGAAATTTTAGTATCAAAAGGAAGTCTGACACAGAAGGAATTTGTAGCAGAACTAGAAGCAAGCCAAACCAAGGTGCGCAGTGTGACAGCAGGGGAGAACTTGCCAATTTTTGGAAGTCAGTTAGAAGTCCTATCTCCAAGGCAGATTGGAGATGGAAGTCATAGTGATTCCCTCCTTCTTTATGGGAAACTCTTGGATAAGCACTTTCTCTTCAGTGGAAACTTGAAAGAGAAGGGAGAGAAGGATCTTTTAAAGCAATATCCTGACTTAGAGGTGGATGTCTTGAAAGTCGGTCAACATGGTTCTAAAACCTCATCAAATCCAGCTTTTCTAGAAAAACTCAACCCAGAGATTTCTCTCATATCAGTTGGAAAGAACAATCGTGCGAAACTCCCCCATCAGGAAACCTTGACTCGACTAGAGACCATCAAGAGTAAGATTTACCGCACTGACCAGAACGGAGCTATTCGCTTTAAAGGATGGAATAGTTGGCAAATCGAAAGTGTTCGTTAG
- a CDS encoding helix-hairpin-helix domain-containing protein, whose amino-acid sequence MEAIIEKIKEYKIIVICAGLGLALGGFFLLKPTSQTPVKETNLQTEVAAVSKDSSSEKEVKKEEKEESPEQDLITVDVKGAVKSPGIYDLPLGSRVHDAVQKAGGLTEEADSKSLNLAQKVSDEALVYVPTKGEEAASQQAASGTSSSTSKDKKVNLNKASLEELKQVKGLGRKRAQDIIDHREANGKFKSVDELKKVSGIGTKTIEKLKDYVTVD is encoded by the coding sequence ATGGAAGCAATTATCGAGAAAATCAAAGAGTATAAAATCATTGTTATCTGTGCTGGTTTGGGTTTGGCCCTCGGCGGATTTTTCCTACTAAAGCCAACTTCACAAACACCCGTCAAAGAAACAAATTTGCAGACTGAAGTCGCAGCTGTTTCAAAGGATTCATCGTCTGAAAAGGAAGTCAAGAAGGAAGAAAAGGAAGAATCTCCTGAGCAAGATTTAATCACAGTAGATGTCAAAGGTGCTGTCAAATCACCAGGGATTTATGACTTGCCTCTTGGCAGTCGAGTTCACGATGCCGTTCAGAAGGCAGGTGGATTGACAGAGGAGGCAGATAGCAAGTCGCTCAATCTAGCTCAGAAAGTCAGTGACGAGGCTCTTGTCTATGTTCCAACTAAGGGAGAAGAAGCAGCTAGTCAGCAGGCCGCCTCTGGAACGTCTTCTTCTACAAGTAAAGATAAGAAAGTCAACCTCAATAAGGCCAGTCTGGAAGAACTCAAACAGGTCAAAGGATTGGGCAGAAAAAGAGCTCAGGATATTATTGACCATCGTGAGGCAAATGGCAAGTTCAAGTCAGTAGATGAACTCAAGAAAGTATCTGGCATTGGCACAAAGACCATAGAAAAGCTAAAAGATTATGTCACAGTGGACTAA